The DNA segment TAGCGGTGATTGAGACCGTCCTCGATCTCTTTGGCGAACCAGGACTGCTCCGTCTCACCCTCCGGCACGGGGAACACGGGCATGTAGTTGGCGTCTTCGTCGAACTTCACGTCACAGCGCTCGGCGATGAGCAGGGTGTTGTCGCAGGCCTCAGGGTGGTCGCGGAACAGGTGGCGCATCTGCTCTGCCGACTTGAGGTAGAACTCGTCGGCGTCGAACTTGAACCGGTTGGGGTCGTCGAGGGTCGTCCCCGACTGCACGCAGAGCAGGGCGGCGTGCGACGTCGCGTCGTGAGAATGCGTGTAGTGCAGGTCATTGGTAGCCACCAGCGGCAGATCGAGCTGCTTGGCGAGGCGGAGCAGATCGCCCATGACCCGGCGCTCGATGCCGAGGCCGTGGTCCATGATCTCGCAGTAGTAGTTCTCCTTGCCGAAGATGTCGCGGAAGTCGGATGCAGCCTTGACGGCCTCGTCGTACTGGCCGAGCCGGAGCCTCGTCTGCACTTCGCTGCTCGGGCATCCGGTGGTCGCGATGAGGCCTTTCGCGTAGGTGCTCAGCAGGTCGCGGTCCATGCGCGGCTTGAAGTAGTAGCCCTCGAGGCTCGCGAGGGACGACATCCGGAAGAGGTTGTGCATGCCCTCGGTGGTGGAGGAGAGCATCGTGAGGTGCGTGTACGCCCCCGACCCGGAGACGTCGTCCTGACCACCGTTGCCCCAGCGGATACGCGTCCGGTCGCCCCGAGCCGTGCCAGGCGTGAGGTAGGCCTCGGTGCCGATGATCGGCTTGATGCCCGCCTTCGTGGCGGTGCGCCAGAAGTCGTAGGCGCCGAACACGTTGCCGTGGTCGGTCATCGCGATCGCGGGCATCTTCTGGTCGACGGCCGCCTGGATCAAGGGTCCGACCCGCGCCGCGCCGTCGAGCATCGAGTACTCGCTGTGGACATGCAGGTGGACGAAGGAACTGGCGCGCTCTGACAAGAAATACTCCGAAGACCGAGGTGAAAAGCTTCCTCCAGCCTAAGGCTGGGGTCAGTCTTTTCGGAGCACATCCAGCGCGTGCTGGAGGTCCGCCGGGTAGTCGGTCCTGTAGACGACGCTCTCACCGGTGGCCGGGTGCCGAAAGCTCAGCTGGAGCGCGTGCAACCACTGGCGCGACAGCCCGAGTTTCGCCGAGATCGACGGATCGGCACCGTACATCGCGTCGCCGACGCACGGGTGGCGCTGGGCGGCCATGTGCACGCGGATCTGGTGCGTTCGCCCCGTCTCGAGGTTCACCTCGAGCAGCGACGCGCTCGGGAACGCCTCCAGCGTCTCGTAATGGGTGACCGAATCCTTGCCTCCCGAGACGATTGCGAACTTCCAGCTCGATCCGGGGTGTCGCCCGATCGGCGCGTCGATGGTCCCGGCGAGCGGGTCGGGGTGGCCCTGCACGACGGCGTGGTAGACCTTGTCGACCTCGCGGTCGTGAAAAGCGCGCTTGAGCTCTGCATAGGCCCGCTCGGACTTCGCGACGACCATGAGGCCGCTCGTGCCGGCGTCGAGCCGATGCACGATTCCCGCGCGCTCAGAGGCGCCGGACGTGGAGATGCGGTAGCCGGCGCCGGCCAGCGCGCCGAGCACAGTCGGACCGGTCCAGCCGACCGAGGGATGCGCCGCGACACCGACGGGCTTGTCGACGACGACGATGTCATCGTCATCGTGCACGATGGTGAGGTCGGGCACGTCTACCGGCACGATCACCGGGGCCTCCCTGGACTGCCAGTTGACCTCGAGCCAGCTGCCGGCGTGCAGCCGGTCGGACTTGCCGAGGACTGCTCCGTCTGCGCTCACTCCCCCGGCCTCCGCGACCTCGGCCGCGAAGGTGCGCGAGAAGCCCAGGAGCTTGGCGAGCCCGGCATCGACCCGCTCGCCAGCGAGCCCCTCGGGGACGGGCATGCTGCGTGTTTCCATGTGTTCTAGCGCTCCGTGGCGTCGGGGGTGGAATCGGCAGGGGCGGACTCGGTGCCGGAAGCGCCAGGGCCGGACTTGGCCGCGGAGGGCTTCTGCTCGCGCTCGCCGTCGAGCCCCACCCCTCGGATCGTGAGGATGATGAAGAGCCCCATACTCGCGACGATGAATGTATCGGCGATATTGAACACCGCCGGGAACCCGGCGACGCGGATGAAGTCGATGACGTGGCCCAATCCGAAGCTCGGTTCCCGAAGCAGCCGGTCGGTGAGGTTTCCGAGCGTACCGCCGAGCAGCATCCCGAACAGGATGGCCCAGGTGAGGGACCGGATCCGGCGGGCGAAGACGATGATGAGGACCGTTACGACGGATGCTGCGATCGAGAAGATCCAGGTGGCGCCGCTCGCTAACGAGAACGCTGCACCCGGATTCTTCACGAACACAAAGTCGAGCACGTTGCCGAGCACCGGAACCGGTTCGCCCAGCGGCAGGTTCTCGACAACGAAGTACTTCGTTATCTGGTCAAAGGCAAAGACGGCGAGGGCCACCGTGACGAGCGCGAGAATCGCCCGAACGCTGACCCCTGCCGTACGTGCCGCCGCGGTCGGCTCAGTTGCCACCGACGCCCTGGCTTATCGACGCGGGCTCCGACTTACTCGCCGATCCGGCGGTGTCGAGTTCGCGAAGCTGGCTCTCGATGTACCCCTTGAGCTTCTGGCGGTACTCCCGCTCGAAGGTGCGGAGCTCGTCGATCCGCTGCTCAATATCAGTGCGCTCCTCGTCGAGTTTGGCGAGCTGTGCGCGCTGCGTCGCCTCTGCCTCGGTGACGAGGCGTGCCGCAGTGGCCTCGGCCTCGGTGACGACACGGTCGGCGTTGGACTCGGCCTCGCCGACGACCTTGGCCGCGGTGGCCTCGGCTTCGCTGACGACGCGCTCGGCGGTGGCGTTGCCCTCGGCGACGAGTGATTCGCGCTTCTCAACTCCCTCGCGCACGTGCTCCTCGTGCAGGCGGCGGGCCAACTGCAACAGGTTGGTGGTGCTCTCTGTCTCGGACTCGACACTCGGCGCGGCGTACGCGACCGGTGCGGCAACCGCGGCGGGGGCCACGACTTCCGGCTCGGGCTCGGGAGCCGGCGCGACTACGGGTTCATCCGCCGCAGCAGGCTCGCCTGCGCCTCGCTGCATCTCGCCCATGCGGGATTCGGTGCCGACAAGGCGCTGGCGTAGCTCCTCGTTCTCCTGAGTCAGGCGACGCAGCTCGACGACGACCTCGTCGAGGAAGTCGTCGACCTCGTCCTGGTCGTAGCCCTCGCGAAACTTGGTCGGCTGGAAACGCTTATTGACAACGTCTTCGGGAGTCAGAGCCATGGGTCACCTCAAAATCATCTGGAATATGCACGATCCGTGCATGAATGTGCGTGCTGCTAAAGCTAGCAAAGGAATGCCCGCGAGTCGGAGGACCCCTCCGGGACACGAGGTCAAGAGTACAGCGTCGCCGGTCGGTCACCCGGTTGACGATGCCAACGATGTGGCGAACGACATCAGGATCAACACCGCGATCAAGACGATGCTCCACGCGAAGTCGAGGGCGATTCCGCCGAGGCGGATGGGCGGGATGAACCGGCGCACCGCCCGAATCGGCGGATCGGTGATGGTGAACACGAGTTCAGCCACGACGACGAGAAACCCCTTCGGCCGCCAGCCCCGAGCGAAGTTGCGTGCGAGGTCGAGAATAAATCGCGCCCACATTGCGATGAGGTACAGGAAGAGGGTGTAATACGCGATGGTCGCGACAACAGAAACGATCACAGCTCCGACGCTAGCTCATCCAGCTGGGTGTCAGTTCTGGGCATAGAACGATGCATCAACTTCTGGCTCGGCGTCGGCATGGTCGCCGCTGACGACAATGTGGGCGGGCGACAGCAAGAACACCTGCTTGGTGACGCGCTCGATTTTTCCGTAGAGCCCCTGCGAGAGGCCACTGGCGAAGTCGATGAGGCGCCGAGCCTCGGGCTCGCTCATCTGGGAGAGGTTGATGATGACGGGGATCCCATCACGGAAGCTCTCGGCGATGACCTGGGCGTCGCGGTACTGGCGAGGGTGGACTGTGAGGATCTCATTCATTTCTACAGGTGCCGCATTCTTTGTCGTAGTGGGACGCCGCAAGGGGGTGACGGGGGCGCGTCCGGCGGTGTTCGTCGTGTGCCCCTGGGGGGCCGCCGCAGCGGCCGGAGCGGCGGGCTGAGCAGGAGTCGAGTCGTGGTCATCGAACTCCTCGTCCGCGAGCCCCAGATAAACCATGGTCTTGCGCAGCGGGTTAGCCATTTCGTGCCTCCTGTATGGGTCGTGCTGAAACTAAGATTAACCGCGGGTCGGGCGGTTTCCGGTGATTGTCGATCCAATGCGCAGGTGTGTCGCACCCTCGAGGATGGCCTCGCGGTAGTCCCCCGACATTCCGGCCGAGATGAATACGGCGGCCGGATCGATCGCGCGAACCCGGTCCGATGCCGCCCTGAGCCTCGCGAACGCGGCCCGCGGCTCCTCGCCGAGCGGGGCGACGGCCATTACTCCAAGCAAGCGAACGCCGTTTGTCGCGACGACGCGCGCGACCAACTCCTCGAGCGCGTCGTCCGGCACTCCCCCGCGGGCAGCATCCGTCGTCAGGTTCAACTGCACGAAGGCGTCGATCGTGCGCTCGTCTGACGCAAGCGCGTCCACGACCGAGTCGCGGTCGAGTGAATGGATGACGCGCGCGTAGGCGGCCGCCTGCCGGGCCTTCTTGCTCTGCAGCTGTCCGACAAAATGCCAGGTCAGGTCTAGGTCGGCTAGTTCGGCCGCCTTGGCCTGTGCATCCTGGTGGCGATTTTCACCGAAGTCCCGCACCCCTAGCGCGTGAAGCTCACGCACCAGGGAGACGGGATGGAATTTCGTGATGACCACGGTCGTGATCCCCGCAGGGTCACGACTGGCCTGGGCTGCAGCGTCGGCAACCCCTGCCCGGACCGTCTCGAGCCGGTCCGCAACGCTCTCCGTCACCGATTACCGCAGGAAATCGGGAACATCGAGGTCGTCGTCCTCGTCCTTGTCGAAAACCGGGTCGGGGGCAGCGGGAAGCTTGGGCTCGCTCCACTGCTGCTCCCCCGTCTGGGTGAGGGTCGTGCCGCCGAACCGCGGCGAGCCGCCACCGACAGCGGCGGATGCCGTGGCGGGTGCGGAGACCGGGATGGGAAGCGAGACGTCGTGGTGGTTCAGGCCCCGACGGTCGACCTTCTTGACCTCGGGCTCGCCGCCGTCGAAGCCGGCGGCGATCACGGTCACGCGGACCTCGTCGCCGAGGGTGTCGTCGATGACGGCACCGAAGATGATGTTGGCCTCGGGGTGCACGGCCTCCTGCACGAGTCGCGCTGCATCGTTGATCTCGAAGATTCCGAGGTTCGACCCGCCCTGGATCGACAGCAGCACTCCGTGGGCACCGTCGATCGACGCCTCGAGCAGAGGGGAGGCAACGGCGAGCTCGGCCGCCTTGATGGCGCGGTCGGCGCCGCGGGCGGAGCCGATGCCCATGAGCGCGGAGCCGGCACCCTGCATGACCGACTTCACGTCGGCGAAGTCGAGGTTGATGAGCCCTGGAGTCGTGATGAGGTCGGTGATCCCCTGCACACCGGCGAGCAGCACCTGGTCGGCGGTCGCGAACGCTTCGAGGAAGCTGATTCCGCGGTCGCTGATCTCGAGGAGCCTGTCGTTCGGCACGACGATGAGCGTGTCAACCTCGCTCTTGAGCGCCATGACGCCGACTTCGGCCTGCGCAGCGCGGCGCTTGCCCTCGAAGCCGAACGGGCGGGTCACGACACCGATCGTCAACGCGCCGATGGACTTCGCGATGCGCGCGACGACAGGAGCGCCGCCAGTGCCGGTTCCTCCGCCCTCACCCGCAGTAACGAACACCATGTCCGCGCCGGCCAGCGCCTCTTCGATCTCCTCGGCGTGGTCCTCCGCTGCGCGGCGTCCCACTTCCGGGTCGGCACCCGCGCCGAGTCCGCGGGTCAGTTCGCGGCCGACGTCGAGCTTGACGTCGGCATCGCTCATCAACAGCGCTTGCGCGTCTGTATTGATGGCAATGAACTCGACGCCGCGAAGGCCGAGTTCGATCATCCGGTTTACGGCGTTCACGCCGCCGCCGCCGATTCCGACGACCTTGATTACGGCCAGGTAGTTTTGATTTGAGCTCACGTCAGGCCTCCGCTGAGTACTTTCAACCTCTACTAGAGGCTTAAAGTTATACTTGGTATATCTATTTCTTGTTTCGAGGTTAAGTGGCAGCCCGCCGCTCAGCCCGCGAAAGACCCGCGTGTCGCAAACTCGCCGAAGAATTTGTGAGCCGGGCGCGAGACGTGCGCCCGCCGGCACCGGTCCAGCGGTCAGCGGTAGGTGAGCTGCCCCGGCGCGGACACGTTGTACTCGATCACGTTCGGGTAGTTCTGTGCGAGCGCGGCCGCAAGAATGCGGGCCTTGATCGCCGAATCGTCGGCGCTCCCCCAGATGATCTCTGCTCCGCCGCTGGCAAGGGTCAGCTGAACGTCGTCGCGCGTGCCGGCGACGATCGTGTCAAGCTGCACGAGCACCGGCTCCGGTAGGGCGACCAGCACCTCGACGGCCGCGTCGAATGCCGCACTGTCAGACCCCTCCCCGCCGATGTCGATGAGCGGAACACCGGGGATGCGGGTCTGGGACCTTTCGATGACCACACCCGCGGGGTCGACGAGGTCGAACCCGGATCCGGTGGCGAGCGACCCGACCGGCTCGCGCTCCACGATGTGGATGATGAGCGTGTGCGGCGGCACCGTCTCGGTCACGTAGCTGCGGACAAGCGGAAAGTCGCCGAGCTCCTCGGTGATGCGGTCAAAATCAATCAGGGCGAGCGGGGTCTCGAGCTGGCCGTCGACAGCCGCGTGGAGGTCTTCCGCGTCAAGCCGCGACGTACCGTCGACCTGGATCGTCGTGAGCGCGAGCAGCGGCGAATAGACGGCGACGGCGACGAGCGTCGCCATCGTCACTGCGATTCCCGCCGTGACGGCCCAGGCCACGCGGCGGCGACGACTGCGGCGCGTGAACCGCCGCACTTCGCTCTTCTCGAATCGGCGTCGCTGTCGCGCCGCGCGACGCACCGCCCGCCGTGAGGCACGGTCCGAGGCGCGGACCGTGGTGCGGTCCGAGGCCGCGGCGGGGGCGGCATCCGTGGCACCCGGGGCCGCTCCTCGTTCCGTGGCGGGCGGTGTCCGGGAGCTCGGCGGCGTGGGCCGCGCTGTGGCCGGGCCCGCCGGGTCCGCGTGGGTCGCCCGGCTCTCGGGGGCGACCTCCGGCGCGGGTGCTTTCGTCCGGCGCCGGGGTTTTGCCTCTGCGGTTGGGGCGACGGCCGGCGGCCGGTCGAACCCCTCAGGGCGCTTCATGGATCCGTGTCTGAGCTGCTGCCTCGAGCGCTGCGAGCAGCTGCGGAATGATGAGGTAGATGTCTCCGCCGCCCATGGGGATCAGGATGTCGCCGGGCATCGCCATCTGCACGGCGCGCTCCACGGCGCTCTCCCAGTTCTGGACATACTCACCGCTTCCCTGCACGCGCAGACGCTCGGTGATGAGCGCCCCGGTCACGCCTGGTTCGGGTTCCTGACGCGCGCCATACACGGGAACGACGATGGTGTGGTCGGAGAGGTCGTCGAAGACGTCGGCGAACTCCTGTGCGAGCATCCGTGTGCGGCTGTAGAGGTGCGGCTGGAAGATTGGGATCAGCCGGCCGTCGCCGACGACGCCGCGCGCCGCGGAGAGCGCCGCACGAATCTCGGTCGGGTGGTGGGCGAAGTCGTCGTAGACGCGCACGCCCCCCACCTCGCCGCGCAGCTCGAAGCGGCGCTCGGTGCCGCCGAAGGTCGCGATCGCGTCGAGGCTCGCGCGCGGCTCGAAGCCGAGCCCGGTGAGCACGGCGAACGCGCCGGCCGCGTTGAGGGCGTTGTGCAGCCCCGGCACGCGAAGCGTCACCGGGTAGTCGTCGCCGAGATAGCGGATGCTGAACGCCACGGTCTGCTGCGTGTCGACGGAGTGCACCCGCACGTCGGCGGATGCGGCCTGGCCGAAGGTAATGACGCGCGACGAGGCGATTCGCGAGCTGATGTTCACGGCCCCGGCGTCGTCGCTCGAGATGGCGACGAACTCCTTCGCCCGTGCGGCGAACGCGACGAATGCGTCTTCGAAGGCCTCAAGCGACCCGAAGTGATCGAGGTGGTCGGGGTCGACGTTGGTGATGAGCGACACCGCGGTGTCGTAGAGCAGGAAGGAGCCGTCGGACTCGTCTGCCTCGACGACGAACAGATCGTCGGACCCGGCCGCCGCGCTGACGCCGAGCGAGCGAATGACGCCGCCGTTGACGAAGCTCGGGCTCTGCCCGAGTGCGAGCATCGCTTCGATGATCATGCCGGTCGAGGTGGTCTTGCCGTGGGCTCCAGCGACGGCGATGAGTCGGCGGCCGCGCGTGAGCCAGGCCAGCGCGACGGCGCGGTGCACCACGGGAAGGCCACGATCACCCGCGGCGACGTATTCGGGGTTGTCTTCGTTGATCGCTCCGGAGACGACGAGGGCGTCCGCGGCGCCGAGGTGCGCGGCATCGTGGCCGATCCCGATCTCGACACCGCGCGCGCGGAGAGACTCGACGGCGTCCGTGGCGCGGATATCGGAGCCGGTCACGGTGAAGCCAGCCGCGACGAACAGATGCGCTATTCCGCTCATCCCGGCTCCGCCGATGCCGACGAAGTGCACGTGGCGGGGGGTGTCGGGCATGGACTGGGAGAAATCGGACTTGATCACGACCGCTACGCTACCCGCCCCGGAGTGGCCTCATCGATGAGCGCCACGACACGGTTGGTGCCGTCCCTGACGCCGATCGCGGCGGCGCGCGCGGCCATCGCGGCCAGGGCCGCGCGGTTCACGAGCAGCGGCACGAGAACATCCGCGATCCACTCCGGGGTGAACTGCGCGTTGTCGACCATGAGGGCGGCGTGCGCGTTGACGGCCTCGCCCGCGTTGAAGCGCTGCTCGCCGTTCCCGACCGCGAGCGGGACGTAGACGGCGGGAATCGCGAGCGCGGTGAGTTCGCTCACCGTCGACGACCCTGCCCGCGCGAGCACGAGGTCGGCGATGGCGAGGGCGAGATCCATCCGGTCGCAATATGGAATCACGCGGTAGCCGGCCAGTACCGGGTAGTCGATCTCCGATCGCTGCCCGGTGATGTGCAGCACCTGCCACGCGGCGCCGATGACGAACGGGATCGCCTCGGCGATGGTCTCGTTGATGTGCCGGGCGCCGAGGGAGCCTCCTGTGACGACGAGCGTGAGTTTGCCGGGCGTCAGCCCGAATGCGGCGTAGGCCTCCTCCCGCACGGAGTGGCGCTCGAGGCGCTCGATTTCGGGCCGCAGCGGCATCCCCACGAATCGGGCACGGCGGATCCGGGTGCCGCGGAAGGCGACCCCGACGTGCCGGGAGAATGCCGCGCCGAGCCGGTTGGCGAGTCCGGGCCGCGCGTTGGCCTCGTGCACGACGATCGCCACGTTCTCGCGGCGTGCGGCGAGGTAGG comes from the Marisediminicola antarctica genome and includes:
- a CDS encoding RluA family pseudouridine synthase, translated to METRSMPVPEGLAGERVDAGLAKLLGFSRTFAAEVAEAGGVSADGAVLGKSDRLHAGSWLEVNWQSREAPVIVPVDVPDLTIVHDDDDIVVVDKPVGVAAHPSVGWTGPTVLGALAGAGYRISTSGASERAGIVHRLDAGTSGLMVVAKSERAYAELKRAFHDREVDKVYHAVVQGHPDPLAGTIDAPIGRHPGSSWKFAIVSGGKDSVTHYETLEAFPSASLLEVNLETGRTHQIRVHMAAQRHPCVGDAMYGADPSISAKLGLSRQWLHALQLSFRHPATGESVVYRTDYPADLQHALDVLRKD
- the lspA gene encoding signal peptidase II, whose amino-acid sequence is MATEPTAAARTAGVSVRAILALVTVALAVFAFDQITKYFVVENLPLGEPVPVLGNVLDFVFVKNPGAAFSLASGATWIFSIAASVVTVLIIVFARRIRSLTWAILFGMLLGGTLGNLTDRLLREPSFGLGHVIDFIRVAGFPAVFNIADTFIVASMGLFIILTIRGVGLDGEREQKPSAAKSGPGASGTESAPADSTPDATER
- a CDS encoding DivIVA domain-containing protein, whose translation is MALTPEDVVNKRFQPTKFREGYDQDEVDDFLDEVVVELRRLTQENEELRQRLVGTESRMGEMQRGAGEPAAADEPVVAPAPEPEPEVVAPAAVAAPVAYAAPSVESETESTTNLLQLARRLHEEHVREGVEKRESLVAEGNATAERVVSEAEATAAKVVGEAESNADRVVTEAEATAARLVTEAEATQRAQLAKLDEERTDIEQRIDELRTFEREYRQKLKGYIESQLRELDTAGSASKSEPASISQGVGGN
- a CDS encoding YggT family protein — its product is MIVSVVATIAYYTLFLYLIAMWARFILDLARNFARGWRPKGFLVVVAELVFTITDPPIRAVRRFIPPIRLGGIALDFAWSIVLIAVLILMSFATSLASSTG
- a CDS encoding cell division protein SepF, coding for MANPLRKTMVYLGLADEEFDDHDSTPAQPAAPAAAAAPQGHTTNTAGRAPVTPLRRPTTTKNAAPVEMNEILTVHPRQYRDAQVIAESFRDGIPVIINLSQMSEPEARRLIDFASGLSQGLYGKIERVTKQVFLLSPAHIVVSGDHADAEPEVDASFYAQN
- a CDS encoding YggS family pyridoxal phosphate-dependent enzyme → MTESVADRLETVRAGVADAAAQASRDPAGITTVVITKFHPVSLVRELHALGVRDFGENRHQDAQAKAAELADLDLTWHFVGQLQSKKARQAAAYARVIHSLDRDSVVDALASDERTIDAFVQLNLTTDAARGGVPDDALEELVARVVATNGVRLLGVMAVAPLGEEPRAAFARLRAASDRVRAIDPAAVFISAGMSGDYREAILEGATHLRIGSTITGNRPTRG
- the ftsZ gene encoding cell division protein FtsZ gives rise to the protein MSSNQNYLAVIKVVGIGGGGVNAVNRMIELGLRGVEFIAINTDAQALLMSDADVKLDVGRELTRGLGAGADPEVGRRAAEDHAEEIEEALAGADMVFVTAGEGGGTGTGGAPVVARIAKSIGALTIGVVTRPFGFEGKRRAAQAEVGVMALKSEVDTLIVVPNDRLLEISDRGISFLEAFATADQVLLAGVQGITDLITTPGLINLDFADVKSVMQGAGSALMGIGSARGADRAIKAAELAVASPLLEASIDGAHGVLLSIQGGSNLGIFEINDAARLVQEAVHPEANIIFGAVIDDTLGDEVRVTVIAAGFDGGEPEVKKVDRRGLNHHDVSLPIPVSAPATASAAVGGGSPRFGGTTLTQTGEQQWSEPKLPAAPDPVFDKDEDDDLDVPDFLR
- a CDS encoding FtsQ-type POTRA domain-containing protein, with amino-acid sequence MRRFTRRSRRRRVAWAVTAGIAVTMATLVAVAVYSPLLALTTIQVDGTSRLDAEDLHAAVDGQLETPLALIDFDRITEELGDFPLVRSYVTETVPPHTLIIHIVEREPVGSLATGSGFDLVDPAGVVIERSQTRIPGVPLIDIGGEGSDSAAFDAAVEVLVALPEPVLVQLDTIVAGTRDDVQLTLASGGAEIIWGSADDSAIKARILAAALAQNYPNVIEYNVSAPGQLTYR
- the murC gene encoding UDP-N-acetylmuramate--L-alanine ligase translates to MIKSDFSQSMPDTPRHVHFVGIGGAGMSGIAHLFVAAGFTVTGSDIRATDAVESLRARGVEIGIGHDAAHLGAADALVVSGAINEDNPEYVAAGDRGLPVVHRAVALAWLTRGRRLIAVAGAHGKTTSTGMIIEAMLALGQSPSFVNGGVIRSLGVSAAAGSDDLFVVEADESDGSFLLYDTAVSLITNVDPDHLDHFGSLEAFEDAFVAFAARAKEFVAISSDDAGAVNISSRIASSRVITFGQAASADVRVHSVDTQQTVAFSIRYLGDDYPVTLRVPGLHNALNAAGAFAVLTGLGFEPRASLDAIATFGGTERRFELRGEVGGVRVYDDFAHHPTEIRAALSAARGVVGDGRLIPIFQPHLYSRTRMLAQEFADVFDDLSDHTIVVPVYGARQEPEPGVTGALITERLRVQGSGEYVQNWESAVERAVQMAMPGDILIPMGGGDIYLIIPQLLAALEAAAQTRIHEAP
- a CDS encoding UDP-N-acetylglucosamine--N-acetylmuramyl-(pentapeptide) pyrophosphoryl-undecaprenol N-acetylglucosamine transferase, producing the protein MTTYLLCGGGTAGHVNPLLAVADRLRQRDPEASILVLGTAEGLETRLVPERGFRLLVVARLPFPRRPGRALLRFPRRFGGVVGRIRGLIVEHDVDVVVGFGGYVSAPAYLAARRENVAIVVHEANARPGLANRLGAAFSRHVGVAFRGTRIRRARFVGMPLRPEIERLERHSVREEAYAAFGLTPGKLTLVVTGGSLGARHINETIAEAIPFVIGAAWQVLHITGQRSEIDYPVLAGYRVIPYCDRMDLALAIADLVLARAGSSTVSELTALAIPAVYVPLAVGNGEQRFNAGEAVNAHAALMVDNAQFTPEWIADVLVPLLVNRAALAAMAARAAAIGVRDGTNRVVALIDEATPGRVA